In Xanthocytophaga agilis, a genomic segment contains:
- a CDS encoding ATP-binding protein, which produces MNKKIIVDIQNKTSVSIDSCEKEPIHIPGSIQPHGYLLAVTTDTHIITHCSANVEKFLHQSVEQVLGASLETLFTSQYASIVSFLENEQARANSTLLVEHHNGFGYCHLSVYKSNELYILEFDQCSDLAEDLSAARAGINELLMLVQKPQSIQALCQAMAVYVQNKLGFDRVMIYRFHPDYTGEVIAEAVHEGMEPYLGLRYPAGDIPPQARELYVRNKIRIIANVQYQPVPLFTYVEGDKTPEQLDLSDSFLRSVSPIHIQYLKNMGVAASFSLSIIKDNKLWGLIACHHNTPKYVSPSQRQAALLYGLVLSSQLDVYERAESLQLIARVDEALDVLLKKLQREGLDVNRLIIDPSLEHISGATGVIALIKGRVYRSGHTPSEEETLNLLTFLHSHASSGTLVTQKLVDIFPEAESYANLASGVIYHRLTKSTDDAIAWIKPGLDHVITWAGNPDKAVEKDSETQQLRPRTSFAAWQQIVKNESDPWHNHQINATYLFASSLQKYLHLSYLKKEEEKQRLLAEELKKSNEELDNINWINAHDLKEPLRKIRVFISRMLQAEDLPEKIGEDLMKVNKSAIRMQALLEDIMNYARVAAREQLHSQEADLNVVLLDALDNFSDEIQSRNAIVFVNPMPVIYGNAFQLRQLFTNLLGNALKFTPSDKTPEIIVSHPQSPTDEVTEADLAQFFIVTVTDNGVGFDEQYKERIFKLFQRLDNNVHGTGIGLAICRKIMENHQGKIEVSSEPGIGTTFRLYFPLEFVKPTTLTS; this is translated from the coding sequence ATGAATAAAAAAATAATTGTAGATATTCAGAATAAGACTTCTGTCTCTATCGACTCTTGTGAAAAAGAACCTATCCATATTCCGGGAAGTATACAGCCTCATGGGTATTTACTGGCAGTTACAACCGATACACATATAATTACCCATTGTAGTGCCAATGTTGAAAAATTCCTTCACCAGTCAGTAGAACAGGTGCTGGGGGCTTCACTGGAGACTCTGTTTACAAGTCAATATGCATCTATCGTTTCCTTTCTGGAAAATGAACAGGCAAGGGCCAACAGTACTCTGTTGGTAGAGCATCACAATGGTTTTGGGTATTGCCATTTATCTGTTTACAAGAGTAACGAGTTATATATACTGGAGTTCGATCAGTGTTCTGACCTGGCAGAAGATCTGTCAGCCGCCAGAGCTGGTATCAATGAACTCCTTATGTTGGTACAGAAGCCACAAAGTATACAGGCGTTGTGTCAGGCTATGGCTGTTTATGTACAGAATAAGCTAGGATTTGACCGGGTTATGATTTACCGGTTTCATCCGGATTATACTGGTGAGGTGATTGCCGAAGCTGTACATGAAGGAATGGAACCTTATCTGGGATTGCGTTATCCGGCAGGTGATATTCCCCCTCAGGCCAGGGAGTTGTATGTACGTAATAAGATACGGATCATTGCCAATGTGCAATACCAGCCTGTCCCTCTTTTTACGTATGTGGAAGGGGATAAGACTCCTGAGCAACTGGACCTTTCTGATTCTTTTCTGCGAAGTGTATCTCCTATACACATTCAGTACCTGAAAAATATGGGAGTGGCAGCCTCTTTTTCATTGTCTATTATAAAAGATAACAAATTGTGGGGTCTCATTGCCTGTCATCACAACACACCTAAATATGTAAGTCCCAGCCAGCGACAAGCTGCCTTACTGTACGGTTTGGTGCTGAGTTCGCAGTTAGACGTATATGAGCGGGCTGAATCCCTGCAACTGATTGCCAGAGTAGACGAAGCACTGGATGTCTTGTTGAAGAAACTACAGCGGGAAGGTTTAGATGTGAACAGACTTATCATAGATCCCTCACTGGAACATATATCAGGTGCTACAGGAGTTATTGCACTGATCAAGGGCCGGGTTTATCGTAGTGGGCATACGCCTTCAGAGGAAGAGACATTGAATCTGCTTACCTTTCTGCATAGTCATGCTTCCAGTGGAACGTTGGTCACACAAAAACTGGTTGATATTTTTCCGGAAGCAGAATCTTATGCGAATCTGGCATCGGGAGTTATTTACCATCGGCTGACAAAATCAACGGATGATGCCATTGCCTGGATAAAACCTGGGCTGGATCATGTGATTACCTGGGCTGGTAATCCTGATAAAGCTGTAGAAAAAGACAGTGAGACACAACAGCTCAGGCCACGCACGTCTTTCGCTGCCTGGCAACAAATAGTAAAGAATGAAAGTGATCCATGGCATAACCATCAGATCAATGCTACCTATCTGTTTGCCTCTTCTTTGCAGAAATACCTGCATCTGTCATATCTGAAGAAAGAAGAAGAGAAACAGCGGTTGCTGGCTGAAGAGTTAAAGAAATCCAATGAAGAACTGGATAATATAAACTGGATTAATGCACATGATTTGAAGGAACCTCTTCGTAAGATCCGCGTATTTATTTCCAGAATGCTTCAGGCAGAAGATCTTCCAGAGAAAATTGGAGAGGATTTGATGAAAGTAAATAAGTCTGCCATACGTATGCAGGCACTGCTTGAGGATATTATGAATTATGCACGGGTAGCAGCACGAGAACAACTGCATAGCCAGGAAGCAGATCTAAATGTGGTATTACTTGATGCATTGGATAATTTTTCAGACGAAATACAGTCCAGAAATGCCATAGTATTTGTAAATCCTATGCCTGTGATCTATGGTAATGCCTTTCAGTTGAGACAGCTGTTTACCAACCTGCTTGGTAATGCCCTGAAATTCACTCCTTCAGATAAAACACCTGAAATTATTGTGTCACATCCGCAAAGTCCTACTGATGAAGTGACCGAAGCAGATCTGGCTCAATTTTTCATTGTCACTGTAACAGATAATGGTGTGGGATTTGATGAACAGTATAAGGAGCGCATTTTCAAGTTGTTTCAGCGACTGGATAACAACGTGCATGGTACAGGGATAGGGCTAGCCATTTGTCGTAAGATTATGGAAAATCATCAGGGAAAGATTGAGGTAAGTAGTGAGCCCGGAATTGGAACTACTTTCCGGTTGTATTTTCCCCTTGAGTTTGTCAAACCTACTACGCTTACTAGCTAA
- a CDS encoding response regulator, whose translation MNNKDSLLVYLADDDEDDRMFFTDAVKQNSRSIHVDSSTNGEQLLQKVFNQDLLPDVVFLDLNMPRKNGLECLQAIRANSTTQHIPIIIISTSSAIENIRKANSYGANFYIQKPDDFFELKRLIEIGIQFSLAERKEEDVFLLNEVLSA comes from the coding sequence ATGAATAACAAAGATTCTTTATTGGTCTATCTGGCCGATGATGACGAGGATGATCGGATGTTTTTTACTGATGCTGTAAAGCAAAACTCCCGGTCAATCCATGTAGATAGTAGTACCAATGGTGAGCAATTACTGCAAAAAGTGTTTAATCAGGATTTATTGCCCGACGTTGTATTTTTAGATTTAAATATGCCCAGAAAGAATGGTTTGGAGTGTCTGCAAGCCATTCGTGCCAATAGTACAACACAACATATCCCAATTATTATCATTTCGACTTCTTCGGCCATCGAAAATATACGAAAAGCTAACTCGTATGGGGCTAATTTCTATATACAAAAACCAGATGATTTCTTTGAGCTGAAAAGATTAATAGAGATAGGGATTCAATTCTCACTGGCAGAAAGAAAAGAAGAAGATGTCTTTTTACTCAACGAGGTACTTTCTGCTTAA
- a CDS encoding dienelactone hydrolase family protein, with protein MKLFSSCVIICISIFLSACQTSQERIYYVSGFKTIRITDSSRLYKSDGPQTHYLYYRPVDLDIWYPADSSRADSILMFGNMLSLFEQRANFYTDSHAGDGFSTQLAKSLADFFHCSSVEKIIASPSHSRKNAIAAAGKFPLVLYMASYNGMGYENIQLLEELARNGYIVVSFNSIGRYPGDMTMQQADLMEQVSDAAFGLKYLKKLPEVDSSRIAVVGYSWGGLAGVVLGMTYTDIDAVISLDGSEFHHYGTDAKEDSLFNQISHDFVSNKTPYLRLESSSTEGQATIDSVYNFNLLLQGPKQIYKILNTTHGDFSAFPTIVKQSGGCPTKKSYKVITQLVTGYCSQLLKQIPSDAFTDMIQKEEGRTLKTILTNYHTP; from the coding sequence ATGAAGTTATTTTCCTCCTGTGTAATTATATGTATCAGTATCTTTTTGTCAGCCTGTCAAACTTCCCAGGAACGTATCTATTATGTTTCAGGCTTTAAGACTATACGAATCACAGATAGCTCTCGTTTGTATAAGTCAGATGGCCCCCAAACTCACTATCTGTATTATCGTCCTGTTGATCTGGACATCTGGTATCCCGCAGATAGTTCACGGGCAGATTCTATTCTGATGTTTGGAAACATGCTTTCCTTATTTGAGCAACGGGCTAATTTTTACACAGATTCTCATGCAGGTGATGGATTCTCCACACAGTTAGCCAAAAGTTTGGCTGATTTTTTCCATTGTTCCTCTGTCGAAAAGATCATTGCCTCACCGAGTCATTCCAGAAAAAACGCTATAGCTGCCGCAGGTAAGTTTCCGCTGGTGTTATATATGGCTAGTTACAATGGAATGGGATATGAGAACATCCAACTACTGGAAGAACTGGCAAGGAATGGTTATATTGTTGTATCATTCAATTCTATTGGTCGCTACCCAGGCGATATGACCATGCAACAAGCCGATCTGATGGAACAGGTTTCTGATGCAGCTTTCGGACTAAAATATTTAAAAAAACTGCCAGAGGTTGACTCTTCACGAATAGCTGTAGTTGGTTATAGCTGGGGAGGCCTGGCGGGTGTAGTGCTAGGGATGACATATACCGACATCGATGCAGTGATATCTCTGGATGGGTCAGAATTTCACCATTATGGCACAGATGCCAAAGAGGATAGCCTTTTTAATCAGATCAGTCATGATTTTGTTTCAAACAAAACTCCTTATCTGCGTCTGGAAAGCAGTTCAACCGAAGGCCAGGCAACTATCGATTCTGTATATAATTTTAATTTATTGTTACAGGGCCCTAAACAGATTTATAAAATCCTGAATACCACCCATGGCGATTTCTCAGCATTCCCTACCATAGTGAAGCAATCAGGAGGCTGTCCGACAAAAAAGAGTTACAAAGTCATTACTCAGCTTGTCACAGGCTATTGCAGCCAGCTTCTGAAGCAAATACCTTCTGATGCATTTACTGATATGATCCAAAAAGAAGAAGGCAGAACACTAAAGACAATCCTTACAAACTATCACACGCCTTAA
- a CDS encoding LytTR family DNA-binding domain-containing protein, which produces MHWNYPGQTRYLKPGYLFKRTKYISIMRCIITDDEPFALKGIKSYVEKIDFLQLVGTCEDALQLNSLLKQQPADLLFLDIEMPLLSGIDFLQQLINPPMVVFTTAYEHYALKGYELNVVDYLVKPIPFERFLKAANKAYDLFRSQSQVTPEPDFLFVKVDDKLIRVEHDAILYMEARENYVMIYTTTQKLLVHITLKSIAEQLPASQFIQCHKSYVVNTRAVVQVEGNVLFLGNAHIPMSKILRDEVINRIVNNRLVKK; this is translated from the coding sequence ATGCATTGGAATTATCCCGGACAGACGCGTTATTTAAAGCCCGGTTATTTATTCAAACGCACTAAATACATTTCTATCATGCGATGTATCATCACTGACGATGAACCTTTTGCTCTTAAAGGAATAAAAAGCTATGTAGAGAAGATAGACTTTTTGCAATTGGTAGGTACCTGTGAAGATGCTCTTCAGTTAAACTCGTTGCTTAAACAGCAACCAGCAGATTTGTTGTTTCTGGATATTGAAATGCCTCTATTATCAGGTATTGACTTTCTACAACAATTGATCAATCCTCCAATGGTCGTTTTTACAACAGCTTATGAGCATTATGCATTGAAAGGATATGAATTGAATGTGGTTGACTATTTGGTAAAGCCTATTCCTTTTGAACGATTTTTAAAGGCTGCCAATAAGGCTTACGATCTTTTTCGTTCACAAAGTCAGGTAACACCAGAACCTGACTTTCTGTTTGTAAAAGTGGATGATAAACTCATTCGGGTAGAACATGATGCTATTTTATATATGGAAGCCCGTGAGAACTATGTAATGATTTATACTACTACACAGAAGCTGCTGGTACACATTACATTAAAATCCATAGCAGAACAACTACCTGCCAGTCAGTTTATACAATGTCATAAGTCATATGTAGTCAATACCCGAGCCGTAGTACAGGTAGAAGGAAATGTTTTATTTCTAGGCAATGCGCATATACCTATGTCTAAGATACTTCGTGATGAGGTAATCAATCGGATTGTAAATAATAGGTTAGTGAAGAAATAA
- a CDS encoding sensor histidine kinase has product MKFFRTYLFPAFFGLLIYICIRLVNDVISDTKFWKRAWEINAIEIFFSIVVGYIYDLIVRHFVHKFSRQQYAAFTAGILLKEFAVVYLYCFMILSVTMIPMAALTDDGLQMYDVININLIPGLFVLLYYAIARGMVLLKYTYEQKVKIEKMQNDQLQTELKFLKAQYHPHFLFNALNTVYFQMDEDVAGAKKTLEKFSQLLRYQLYDQQVTVSVEREIAYLHNFIELQRIRSSSRLQLQVEIDESLKEQQIYPLLFLPLVENAFKYVGGDYQLVICLRQQVNGISLEVDNSLPLLVSSVEGVKQRSGGIGLDNLRRRLELLYPNAHALELSRTDALFKARLFIQTH; this is encoded by the coding sequence ATGAAGTTTTTTCGGACATATCTTTTTCCTGCATTCTTTGGATTGTTGATTTACATCTGCATTCGGCTGGTGAATGATGTGATTTCAGATACGAAGTTCTGGAAGAGAGCCTGGGAAATTAATGCCATTGAGATCTTTTTCAGCATTGTGGTAGGGTATATTTATGATCTGATTGTCCGGCACTTTGTGCATAAGTTCAGCAGACAACAGTATGCTGCTTTTACTGCTGGTATTCTTCTTAAGGAATTTGCTGTTGTGTACTTGTATTGCTTCATGATTTTGTCTGTGACTATGATACCCATGGCTGCACTTACAGACGACGGGCTTCAGATGTATGATGTCATTAATATCAATCTCATTCCTGGGTTATTCGTTTTGCTATATTATGCAATCGCAAGAGGAATGGTATTACTAAAATATACCTATGAGCAGAAAGTGAAGATTGAAAAGATGCAGAACGATCAGTTACAAACAGAGTTGAAGTTCCTGAAAGCTCAATACCATCCACATTTTCTGTTTAATGCACTGAATACAGTGTATTTTCAAATGGATGAAGATGTGGCAGGAGCTAAAAAGACACTAGAGAAGTTTTCACAGTTGCTTCGCTATCAGTTATATGATCAGCAGGTAACTGTGTCTGTAGAACGGGAAATTGCCTATCTGCATAATTTTATAGAGTTGCAACGTATCCGCAGTAGTAGTCGTTTGCAGCTTCAGGTAGAGATTGACGAAAGTTTAAAAGAGCAACAGATCTATCCATTACTCTTTTTACCTTTGGTTGAAAATGCATTCAAATATGTAGGAGGAGATTATCAGTTAGTCATTTGTCTGAGACAGCAAGTCAATGGAATTAGTCTTGAAGTTGACAATTCACTACCCTTGCTGGTGTCTTCTGTAGAAGGAGTAAAACAACGTTCTGGTGGAATAGGGTTAGATAATCTCCGCCGCCGCCTGGAATTATTGTATCCTAATGCACATGCATTGGAATTATCCCGGACAGACGCGTTATTTAAAGCCCGGTTATTTATTCAAACGCACTAA
- a CDS encoding acyltransferase family protein, giving the protein MNSRQVYLDWLRIFAIIGMLFFHSAMAFVAEEGWHIKNKDTSNLLLEFNFWLSRFRMPLLFFISGAVAWWIMESKTVSSFIGLRFRRLFLPLVFGILVVVPPQIYMERLTQGFKGNFWDFYPTMFSGNVYPKGNISWHHLWFVAYLFVYDVMLAPFFGWCKRPAGKRFLQKLNWFASGLRIYWLTVPVIVLFSLYCIDYPQTHDLIHDPCYFVYWLFFLLVGYLCMANPVLLGSLERNRRLSLTLAFLSIVSINYLRWNELEPFDLLPGWRADVRTYLYLALYPFTAWTWVFAIIGYGKRYLNKPNAALNYLNEAAYPFYILHQTVIIVIVYYVVQTTDTIGSKFLFTSFVSLLICMLIYHTLIRPFGWMRFLFGMKPQKLSSKEPVQTRQLAEAD; this is encoded by the coding sequence ATGAACTCACGACAAGTCTACCTGGATTGGTTACGTATCTTTGCCATTATTGGTATGTTATTCTTTCATTCTGCAATGGCTTTTGTGGCTGAAGAAGGTTGGCATATCAAAAATAAAGATACCAGTAATCTGTTACTCGAGTTTAACTTCTGGCTCAGTCGGTTTCGGATGCCACTACTGTTTTTTATTTCAGGTGCTGTCGCCTGGTGGATTATGGAAAGCAAAACGGTTTCCTCGTTTATTGGCTTGCGATTTAGACGGTTATTTCTGCCACTGGTTTTTGGGATATTGGTCGTTGTGCCACCACAAATATACATGGAGCGGCTTACCCAGGGGTTCAAAGGTAACTTCTGGGATTTTTATCCTACTATGTTTAGTGGCAACGTCTATCCTAAAGGCAATATCAGCTGGCATCATTTGTGGTTTGTAGCCTATCTGTTTGTGTATGATGTAATGCTGGCTCCTTTTTTTGGATGGTGTAAAAGGCCTGCTGGAAAAAGATTTCTCCAGAAACTGAATTGGTTTGCCTCAGGACTACGTATATATTGGTTAACTGTTCCTGTCATTGTCTTGTTTAGCCTGTATTGTATAGACTATCCCCAAACACACGATCTGATACACGATCCCTGTTATTTTGTATACTGGTTGTTCTTTCTGCTGGTCGGCTATCTGTGTATGGCTAATCCTGTGTTGCTGGGCTCGCTGGAGCGTAATCGCAGACTTTCCCTTACACTGGCATTTTTGAGTATTGTCTCTATTAATTACCTGCGTTGGAATGAACTGGAGCCATTTGACCTACTGCCTGGCTGGCGAGCAGATGTACGAACCTATCTGTATCTGGCACTTTATCCCTTTACTGCCTGGACATGGGTATTTGCTATTATTGGCTATGGCAAACGATATCTGAACAAACCGAATGCTGCCTTAAACTATCTGAATGAAGCAGCCTATCCGTTCTATATTCTGCACCAGACAGTTATTATTGTCATTGTTTATTATGTAGTACAGACTACTGATACTATTGGGTCAAAGTTTCTGTTTACTTCCTTTGTTTCTTTGCTGATTTGTATGCTGATTTATCATACTTTAATCCGACCATTTGGATGGATGCGATTTCTGTTTGGGATGAAACCTCAGAAATTATCTTCTAAGGAGCCTGTACAGACAAGACAATTGGCAGAAGCAGATTAG
- a CDS encoding carboxypeptidase-like regulatory domain-containing protein, whose protein sequence is MRSLHFFLLLCVLLLFNACRKDAVDKEIVDPDPVTPDLGVKVTSTITGFVVDETNSPVGWATVNVGDKYIKTDEYGYFKIANVSVAQIAGLIKVTKSGYIDGYKTVMPSANKESFVRIKLVPKKEIGTVEAVSGGTVTTTDGGKITLPENGVVNALSGAIYSGNVHITASWLNPASTEDLQMNIPGDARGTDSSGYLKALKAYSTIAVELTADNGQLLQIADGKSATISLPIPSGLSAEAPATIDLWRFDTTTGLWKKEGSATKTGDAYVGTVSHFSFWEAAEGVSFVNLSVRVVDASSQPLANVPVSINIAGLPKNAGHGRLGFTDANGYISGAVFANRDLVLDILTPCAISAYSHDFSTTSVDLDLGTLTGNLGQSQVTISGTVSNCENQPVASGHVQTYDGGFYNRIAISNGNFTYTGLACTNTDVNVVVVDNANYQQNTPKTVTLHSGVNNLGALTACGTSTLGVITYTYDGITTTIAEPTDTIGAYLATPQNIWTQIVTLSDGVNNSQKMSFQFDGGTALNSQHAITDVFCNAFPSGRGYWATPIQLTITEYGKVGGFISGNFSSQMLDFGDNSLHTLSCTFRVRRNN, encoded by the coding sequence ATGAGATCACTCCATTTTTTTCTCCTGCTATGTGTACTTTTATTGTTCAACGCCTGTCGAAAAGATGCCGTTGACAAGGAAATTGTTGATCCTGATCCGGTTACGCCAGATTTAGGTGTGAAAGTGACTTCAACTATTACAGGGTTTGTAGTAGATGAAACAAATAGTCCTGTTGGTTGGGCTACTGTTAACGTAGGTGACAAATATATCAAAACAGATGAGTATGGCTATTTTAAAATAGCTAACGTTTCTGTAGCACAGATTGCCGGTCTGATTAAAGTAACAAAAAGTGGATATATAGACGGATACAAGACAGTCATGCCTTCAGCGAACAAAGAAAGTTTTGTACGTATTAAACTGGTACCCAAAAAAGAAATTGGTACAGTAGAAGCTGTTTCTGGTGGTACTGTTACTACTACAGATGGAGGAAAAATTACTTTACCTGAAAATGGTGTTGTAAATGCTTTAAGTGGTGCCATATATAGTGGAAATGTACACATAACTGCTAGTTGGCTGAATCCTGCTAGTACAGAAGATTTACAAATGAACATACCAGGTGATGCAAGAGGTACAGACAGCAGTGGTTATTTAAAGGCATTAAAAGCATACAGTACAATTGCCGTTGAACTTACTGCCGATAATGGACAATTGTTACAGATTGCAGATGGCAAGTCTGCTACTATCAGTCTTCCAATACCTTCAGGTTTATCTGCTGAAGCACCAGCCACTATTGACTTATGGAGATTTGATACAACAACAGGATTGTGGAAAAAAGAAGGTTCGGCTACCAAAACAGGTGATGCCTACGTGGGTACTGTTTCTCACTTCTCTTTCTGGGAAGCAGCAGAAGGAGTATCGTTTGTCAATTTATCCGTACGAGTTGTAGATGCTTCGTCGCAACCTTTGGCGAATGTACCTGTTAGCATAAACATCGCCGGACTGCCTAAAAATGCAGGACATGGTCGTTTGGGATTTACAGATGCCAACGGATATATCAGTGGAGCTGTTTTTGCCAATAGAGATCTGGTACTGGATATTCTTACTCCTTGTGCTATTTCTGCTTATTCGCATGATTTTTCTACTACCTCTGTAGATCTGGATTTAGGTACACTAACAGGTAATCTGGGACAAAGCCAGGTAACCATTAGTGGTACTGTATCCAATTGCGAAAACCAACCTGTTGCCAGTGGACATGTACAAACCTATGATGGTGGCTTTTACAACCGGATCGCAATCAGTAATGGCAATTTTACCTATACAGGATTGGCCTGTACGAATACAGATGTCAATGTGGTAGTAGTTGATAATGCAAACTATCAGCAAAATACACCTAAAACAGTAACGCTGCATTCAGGAGTGAACAATCTGGGTGCATTAACTGCTTGTGGGACAAGCACACTGGGTGTTATTACTTACACCTATGATGGCATAACTACAACTATTGCAGAACCTACAGATACAATAGGCGCTTATCTGGCAACTCCACAAAATATCTGGACACAGATTGTTACATTGAGTGATGGGGTAAATAACAGTCAGAAGATGTCATTTCAGTTTGATGGTGGTACAGCCCTTAATTCACAACATGCTATAACTGATGTGTTCTGTAATGCTTTTCCAAGTGGAAGAGGCTATTGGGCTACTCCTATTCAGCTCACTATTACAGAGTATGGAAAGGTAGGTGGTTTTATAAGTGGTAACTTCAGTAGTCAGATGTTGGATTTTGGCGATAACTCTTTGCATACGCTAAGCTGCACCTTCCGTGTCAGACGAAATAACTAA
- a CDS encoding protein-disulfide reductase DsbD family protein: MKPRFLLFFFLVAYGWCQAQIERPVTWEFTAKATSAQEATLTFTATIKEGWHVYSQFIEDGGPVPTSFTFTPSKDYQLVGKVEEKSTPIKAFDKTFNMNITWFANKAVFTQKVKLSKATKVQGSLEFMVCDDTKCLPPDQVEFAIAVEPLKGTSDEKTADTKVTTETTTNAVAKQAEPKAPEKNTVAESQTDTGAVVTTESTNGGASTSEEVVESQPVQQTPVATVGAPQEQSLWITFVAGLLGGFAAILMPCIFPLLPLTVSFFTKQSGSRAKGIRMSMLYGISIIVIYVSLGLLITVLFGADALNDLSTNGIFNFFFFVLLVVFAASFLGAFEIVLPSSWVNKADMQSEKGGLLGIFFMAATLALVSFSCTGPIIGTLLVQAASMGQLLGPAVGMFGFAFALALPFTLFSLFPSWLTSLPKAGSWLNTVKVVLGFLELALALKFLSNVDLAYHWEWFDREVFLVLWIVIFGLLGLYLLGKLKLSHDGEQTGISAVRLFLAVVTLAFSLYMIPGLWGAPLKVIAAFLPPQHTQDFDLYTNSLGGGSQPSVASHAPRKYSEIFHAPLKLDAFFDYDEGMAYARQVNKPVIIDFTGHACVNCRKMEATVWPDMAVLGRLREKYVLIQLYVDDKTELPANEQYVSKFSGKKVKTIGNKWSDMQATRFNANSQPYYVLLDAQEQVLVTPQGANYDVTNFINFLDLGLKNYSEKKIASLK; encoded by the coding sequence ATGAAACCTCGTTTTTTGTTATTTTTCTTTTTGGTCGCTTATGGCTGGTGCCAGGCCCAGATTGAACGTCCTGTTACCTGGGAGTTTACGGCAAAAGCAACCAGTGCACAGGAGGCTACACTTACATTCACGGCAACTATCAAAGAAGGCTGGCACGTATATTCCCAGTTTATCGAAGATGGTGGGCCTGTACCTACATCCTTTACATTTACTCCCTCTAAAGACTACCAATTAGTGGGAAAAGTTGAAGAGAAATCAACTCCAATCAAGGCGTTTGACAAAACCTTCAATATGAATATTACCTGGTTTGCCAATAAAGCTGTATTTACACAGAAAGTTAAACTCAGCAAAGCTACCAAGGTACAAGGTTCACTTGAGTTCATGGTATGTGATGATACAAAGTGTTTACCTCCGGACCAGGTAGAATTTGCAATTGCTGTAGAACCTTTGAAAGGAACTTCTGATGAAAAAACAGCAGATACCAAAGTAACTACTGAGACTACTACCAATGCAGTTGCAAAACAGGCGGAACCCAAAGCACCGGAAAAAAATACAGTTGCAGAAAGTCAGACAGATACAGGTGCTGTAGTAACTACAGAATCTACAAACGGAGGAGCATCTACTTCAGAGGAAGTAGTAGAAAGCCAGCCTGTACAACAAACTCCAGTAGCAACTGTAGGGGCTCCACAGGAGCAATCTCTCTGGATTACATTTGTGGCTGGATTGCTGGGAGGGTTTGCTGCTATTCTGATGCCTTGTATTTTTCCATTACTACCCCTTACTGTAAGCTTCTTTACCAAACAAAGTGGTTCCAGAGCCAAAGGTATTCGCATGTCTATGCTGTATGGCATCTCTATTATAGTTATTTATGTATCACTAGGATTGCTGATTACAGTATTATTTGGGGCAGATGCTTTAAATGATCTCTCTACCAACGGTATTTTTAACTTTTTCTTCTTTGTACTGCTGGTTGTATTTGCAGCCTCTTTTCTCGGAGCATTTGAGATTGTCTTACCTTCTTCGTGGGTTAACAAGGCGGATATGCAATCTGAAAAAGGTGGCTTATTGGGAATATTCTTTATGGCTGCTACTCTGGCATTGGTTTCCTTCTCCTGTACAGGCCCTATTATTGGTACCTTGCTGGTACAGGCTGCTTCTATGGGACAATTGCTTGGACCTGCTGTAGGAATGTTTGGATTTGCTTTTGCATTGGCTTTGCCTTTTACATTGTTCTCTCTGTTCCCTTCCTGGTTAACTTCTTTACCAAAAGCAGGTAGCTGGCTGAATACTGTAAAAGTAGTATTAGGATTTCTGGAGTTAGCTCTTGCATTGAAATTTTTATCCAATGTGGATCTGGCATATCACTGGGAATGGTTTGATAGAGAAGTATTCCTGGTATTATGGATTGTAATTTTTGGTTTGTTAGGCTTATATCTGCTGGGTAAGCTAAAATTATCGCATGATGGAGAGCAAACCGGAATTTCTGCTGTTCGTTTATTTTTGGCGGTTGTGACGCTGGCATTCAGTTTATATATGATTCCTGGCTTATGGGGTGCCCCTTTAAAAGTAATTGCAGCTTTTTTACCTCCTCAACATACGCAGGACTTTGACTTATATACGAATAGCCTGGGGGGAGGAAGCCAGCCTTCAGTGGCTAGTCATGCACCTCGTAAATACAGTGAAATATTCCATGCTCCTCTGAAGCTCGATGCATTCTTTGATTATGACGAAGGAATGGCTTATGCCCGTCAGGTAAACAAACCCGTTATTATTGACTTTACTGGACATGCTTGTGTCAACTGCCGGAAGATGGAAGCTACTGTATGGCCTGATATGGCTGTATTGGGACGATTACGGGAAAAATATGTATTGATTCAGTTATATGTGGATGATAAGACAGAACTTCCTGCCAATGAACAGTATGTATCTAAATTTAGTGGCAAGAAGGTGAAAACCATCGGTAACAAATGGAGTGATATGCAGGCAACACGTTTTAATGCAAATTCACAACCTTATTATGTGTTGCTGGATGCACAGGAACAGGTACTAGTGACTCCACAAGGTGCAAATTATGATGTAACCAACTTTATAAACTTTTTGGATCTGGGATTAAAGAATTATTCAGAAAAGAAAATCGCCAGTCTGAAATAA